GCTGCAACGTGACTTTCGTTGCAAAAATTcatgaaactcgaccgttgttgcaaaaaattcttccgtaaaaatacctatgttacagaaagacgaagaaaaaaaaaatcagcaacaagcaaattgtttctgaaactcgaccgttgtttcacgAATTAatggatccaaagtttatttcttgcaacaaagcggAAGTTTCCGTAACTCGAGCGTCGTTTCACAAAATAACTACTGACAATGCAGCGGGGATGCGGGGCGTTAGATCGGCATCCGACGACTAGCTAGGTGACGGATAATTTTTAAAAATCATTCGGCGGACGGGTAGCGTTCCCCTAATAAATATACTCAACACATTGTAgtactttctcttttttttcaaaaaaacacaTTGTACTACTATGATTGGAGATAAATAGATTGAAAGTTAAAAGAAACAATGATTGGGATATTATTGATGTACATGCTTGATGTTTTTGTTAAAACTAATTATGTAAATTAGGGGAAAATCTCCCCTTGCCCAACCGTTCGAGCGGTTCCTCCCGCACGGACGTCTCTCTCTCCCGACTCCCTGGAACCGACACATCTCCCTCCGATCGTCGCGTCTCTCCAGGAGATATATATACTCCGTGTAACCATCGACAATGGTATCGACCAGTTTGATTTGTCACACGTTATCAGCACATAGAACTCGACCAACGAgcggaagaacatagagagaagaagagatcgaaacttgtcggtgagatgcCTGGCCTTGTTTCCTTCTTTCTCCGCCTGATTCGTGCGGATGGTCGTCGCTACCATCGTCGCGGTCATGGTGTTTCCGGACTCCGGCGCTTCAGTCGGAGGATGCATGCCGTCCGCCGCTTCGCCCGTGGTGGTCACCGCGCCGCTGGACGCGGCCACGGCGTCGACGGACACGCCGCTCCTGGTGCTCGACGCGCCCACGGACACGGTTTCGGCGCTGCTGCACGTGTGCCGTCGGTGAATAGGGGGCTTGACCCATGGCTTGTGGCAGGTCCGAGCGCCCCCATGGTGCACGGCGCCGCAGCAGCCCCCTCTCCCGGGTCCCCTCttccaccccctcctccaccggccaTGTGGCTTGCGCCCTCGACGCCGACTCCCGCCGGCGAAGAAGTTGGCCCGAGCCGTGGCCCCCCTGGCTATGCGCCTGTCCCGATGCGGGTCATGGTGGACGAGGAGGCCGCGCTCGGCTTCGTCTCTGCACCCACCGGCGCCTCTCGCGTCGTCCGCCTCAGAGTGCGGATGGATGGTGCGGACACCAGCGCCTCGCCACCGCTGGAAACGACCGCGGGCTCGAGCAGCCGCGCGGAGAGGCGTTTCGGCCGACTCTTCGGGCGCGTCGTCGCCGCCATCGACCGCCGTCCCGGCCGCCGCGCCGGCTCGTGGGCCCCGGCGAGCCTCAGACTCTCCAGCGCCGCGCTAGAGGTTGCACGCTCAGACGCCGTCTTCATCGGATCTTCTTCGGACGAGGAGAGCTCGGTGGGGCTGCGCTGGTGACCACCGGAGTCGCAAGGGGATGCGGCGGCCACTCCTCCCCGCCGGCGCCGATGTGTGATAGTGGGGATCGAGCAGAGGTGGTGGTGCGGGGTTCGAATATTCCGACCCTTATCCGATCCACCCTCTCCCCCTGTCCCTTATGTGGTGCGGTGGCGAGTGGGCCGGCCAAAGGCCGGGCAGGCCTAGGCCCAGGCGCCCAAGGCGGCTGCCAACTCCCCTGTGCGGTGCAGCGGCTCCATGGGCCGGCCAAactgttttttctctgttttcttaACATTAGTACTAATTATTGTATTTATGCAATTTTAGACTATGTTTAGTATTGTTTAGTACTTAGTTTGACAACTACTTACATTTTAGTCCTATTTTAGATTTATTCTATGTTAGGACTTGTGTAATTATTAGTAGGTGTGTTTATATTATGTAATGGATTGCATATAAATAAAGTACTGGATTTCATCTAGGAAGAATGACATGTTCTATGTGTTTGCCACATATTcagttctcttgaacatgtgcTTGCGATTGAGATCATCTTCTCTCGCATATCAAACTTGCAAATTTTTGAATCTTTCTCCCTCATTATATTTGGAACCACAAGGTAATGAGTTGAGATCTACTGCTCATCTGCAGACTATCTCCTCTTACTGCGAGGCCTACGTTTTGTCACATGACAAACGATTACCTCCATCATGCATTCCTTATATTTAAATTGTAGCATACACAAGGTAATAGCAATTAATGTAGCCTATTTATTGTGAGATCTAAGTGATCTTCAATGTGTATGTTCACACAATTGAGGTTGAGATTTTTTTTTCAAGTTTTCACTTGAGTATCAATTTTTTGCATTCTTATTACACAACCATGATGGTTTTTAATTTACCACCcgtaaattaattatctctggtTCTCCATATAGGCAAAGATGACTGCCAAAGAGTTTGAGGAGCTTGCCCTCAATGGCCACAACTATCCTACATGGGCTATGGACATCAAGATTAGTCTTGCGTCCCGTGGGATTGCGCGTGCAATCCAGCCTCCTGAGACTCctctcccggttggagccacgccgcTGACAGAACAACAGAATTATGTTGCCTTATACATCATAAGGCACCATATTCATCCAGATCTCAAGTCTGAGTATTTACATGAGGAATATCCTAGTACTCTGTTTCTGGCCCTCAAAACGAGGTATGAACAGCAGAAGGCAGTAGTCCTGCCAGAAGCACTCCATGACTGGACTCATCTCCGTCTTTAGGATTTCAAGTCCATTGGTGAGTACAATCATGATGTTCATAAGATATGTTCCATACTGCGCTTTTGTGAGAAGGAACCTACTGAGGGGGAGAAGATAGAGAAAACTTTATCTACTATGCTCCCTTCAGATAGGATCCTCCAACAGCAATATCGTGCTCGTAACTATACTATCTATTCCGAGCTTATTCACATGTTACTTCAGGCTGAAAAACATGATGAGCTACTCGCTAAGAATGGCTCTCAGCGCCCAGTTGGGGCACAACCTTTACATGAAGTTCATCTAAAAGTCGCGAATAGACAGAAGTTTAATGGTACCTTTCGAGGTAAGCGTTCCAATTCTGAGCATAAGCACAAGCGCAATGGGAACATAAAATTCAGAAACATGGGCAAGGGCAAAGGCACTGCAAAGCCAAAGTTCGATAAATCTAAACTTAGCAACAAGTGTGGATGCTACTCGCATTCTACTGAGAAGTGCTCAATGCCCAAGCATCTGTTCATGCTGTACCAGCAATCTCAGGGACGCAAAGCACCTCAAGGGAAAAGGCTTGAAGCTAACTTCAACCTACATCCGCATAGCGCAAATGGAGCTGGTGATTCACAAGATATTCTTCCTGGACCGAGCAACGCCATGATTCCTTATCCACTTGAGGACCCTGCTGAAACGGAGGCCATGTTACTTGAGTACACCTCAAACTTTGACTAGTCCCTCGACCTCCTTAGTGATCTACTTAACTATGTCCATTTGTGATGATTGCAATAAGAACAtaagtttgttgttgtctttatatTGTATTGTATCAGCACATTTGATATAATAAAGATTGTATCATATGTATTAACATAAGGTTTTCTTATTGAAAATTCTTTCGTTTTTATATAGTTTTTCTATGGGGACAATCCGATGGAAGAGGAATTATGCCTTGTGGACAGTGGTACCACAAACTCCATACTGAGGGAGATGAAATATTTCTAAACTCTGAAAAAGATGAATGGAGATATTCTAACTATCGTTGGATGCGATACAACGATTGTTGGTACTAGACGTGCCATATTCACCCTCCCAGGTGGTACACAAGTGACAATCGAGGATGCTTTATTGTATCCTGATTCTTCACGTACCCTGATCAGTTATCAAGATATCCGTAAGAATGGTTTTCATATTGAAACCCAAGACAACAAAGAGGAGTATCTACTCTTTACTAAAAATCACGGATATGGCAAAAAGGTacatgagaaattccttctctatcgtctcgtttgtactatacgtacatcaaacccgtggaatatgttgcatacaaagtaatttttcagaatgttgacGCATTCCAAACCTGACATGATCGTCTGGGCCATCCCGGAAtcgggatgatgagaaaaattactaGCAATTCCATTGGTCATAATTTGCTCGAGTCAAAATTTTCTCAATCTTCTGATTTTGTGTGCACATCTTGTGCCacgggaaagctaattttgagaccCTCGCATCTCAAAATTCAAGCTGAACCACTTCAGTTCCTTGAACGTATTCAAGGAGACATTTGTGGTCCCATTCAACCATTATCTGGACCTTTCAGGTATTTCATGGTTCTCATTGACGCATCTATACGATGGTCACATGTGTGTCTTTTATCCACACGGaaccatgcatttgccaagataatgtggcaagtcattaagttgcaagcccattATCCTGAAAGTCGAATTAAGACAATTTGCATGGACAACgctgcagaattctcctcacgtgctttcaatgattattgcatggctttggggattgaagttcagcactctgttccatatgtccatacacaaaatggtttggctgaagCATTAATTAAGAGGATTAAACTCATTGCAAGACCTTTGTTGACGAATTGCAACTTGCCAACCTCTTGTTGGGGTCATGTAGTTTTACACGCTGCTGACTTGATACAATTGAGGCCAACTGCATATCATAGTTCTTCCCCTCTGGAATTGGTACGTGGAAATCCTCCAAGCATTTCCCATCTGCGTAAGTTCGGATGTGCTGCATACATCCCGATCTCACCACCACAGCGAACATCTATGGGCCCACACAGAAAGttggggatctatgtggggtacaaatcGCCATCGATTATCAAGTACCTGGAACCCCTAACTGGGGATCTGTTCACAGCCCGTCACGCTGATTGCATATTTAATGAGGAACattttccggcattagggggagatttcaagtaccagAAAGAATGCCCGGAAATCGATTGAAATGCTCATGCCATTTCATCCTCTGATCCACGTACCCATGAGACCGAACTTCAAGTTCGGAAGATCattaatttgcaacatcttgcaaataatctgccagattcatttactgatctaaaaggtgttacaaaatccttaAATCCGGCCAGAAACGCGCTAGAAGGAGTGAAGGTACCAATAAAAACCACTCAACTCCCTGTTCCTAAAAAGAGGGGGAGTAGTATGGCTTCTGACCTGGAGCTAGCTTCTAGCAAGCAGCAAAGGAAATCGAGGAGAAAATCCTCGGAGTCAGTAAATGCAGGTCAACTCAACGTTGACAAACACCTGATAGGTAGTTCACACCCAGTGGAAGGGCAACCTTCACAACCCAGCTCCAGTGTGCACAAACTAGCCGGAGCATCGGAACACCCAGACTCAATCGTATTGGGAAATCACGAAGAGCCTCTAGGGGTGCAagaaatttccatcaactatgttgattctggagaatcatTTGACCGCAAGACTACGgctgtcgacatatattttgctgaaaagattgcagatacccttatcactgatcatgatccaaggtctatcgtcgagtgccaaaggcgctccaactggcctaaatggaaggatgcaatccaagcAGAAATTGACTCGCTTAACAAAAGTAAGGTTTTCAgtgaagcaatacctacacctcccaatgttttccctgtgggattcaaatgggttttcctccggaaacggaatgagaacaatgaggtggtgagatataaagcaaggctcgtagcacaaggttttacgcagaaacccgacattgatttcaatgagacatactctccagtaatgagtggaaccactttccgatatcttatatctatggcagtacaaaatcgtctatccatgcagttgatggacgccgtgaccgcatatctttacgggtcactagattcggacatatatatgaaggttcctGATGGAATCTCTGTCCCGAATAACAGTACAAAACGCAACATGTATTATGTAAAGTTGAATAAGTCAttgtatggcttaaaacagtcgggacggatgtggtacaaccgactaagtgagttccttcttcagaaaggttactccaatagtgatgattgcCCATGTATCTTCATCAAGAAGTCCTCTACATGATTTTGCATCATCTCTGTGTATGTTGATATCTCAACATCATCGGCAGTgcaccagacattgatgaagcacgcaatcacctaaagatggaatttgagatgaaggatttgggtaaaaccaaattttgcttaggtattcaacttgagaaccttccctcaggaatcatggtacaccaagctgcctatatccagaaaatattggagaaattcaatatggacaaatcctatccatctaaaactcctatggtggttcgatctctagacgtagagaaagatcCGTTCAGACCGAGGGATGATGGAGAAGAGGTGTTGGGACCTGAAGTTCCATATCTCACTGCTGTTGGAGCGCTTATGTATATTGCaaattgcacaagacctgatTTGCATTTGCAGTGAATCTACCTGCTAGACACAGCGCAGCTCCCACCAAACGACATTGGTCTGGAGTAaagaatatctttcgatatctccaaggcacaaaggatcttggcCTATTTTTCCAGTTCCAGCAAAATCTAGACTCTGATATGATTGGGTATGCAGATGCCGGTTATTTGTCCGATCCCCATAATGCCAGATCTCAGACCGGCtttgtgttcctacatggtggtacaactatatcatggaagtcttcaaAACAGACTCTAGTGGCTACATCTaccaatcattctgaaataatttcattatttgaagcatcatgtgaatgtgtatggcttcgcagaatgataaaccacatacaacagTCATATGGAATTGGTTCAATGGAATCACCCACCATTATCTATGAGGATAATGCGGCCTGTGTTGCACAGAAGCAAACATGATACATCAAGAGCAATATTActaagcatatttctcctaaatggTTTTTCCCTCACAATCTTCAGAAAAGCGGGGAAATAAGCATTCTGCAAGTTAAATCATGCGACAACCTTGCTGATTTACTTACTAAGTCTCTACCAAACTCAACATTtcaaaaatatgttcatggaattggtatgcgacGACTTAGAGACTTGCAGGCAACAGGGGGAGTCTCTTCTTGAGATATCATTGTTCAATAACATCACATTATGCTATTTTTGTGAAGTTTATGTTTCAGGTTCTCATCAAAGTTTTTATGAAGAACTTTTGAAGAAGAGTTTTGAGATGATAAAAGCTTCCCGGACAATCATGAAGATGACTCCACATGGTCAAGCGTAGACTAGTAGAAGTGTTAAAACTAATTATGTAAATTAGGGGAAAATCTCCCCTTGCCCAACCGTTCGAGCGGTTCCTCCCGCACGGACGTCTCTCTCTCCCGACTCCCTGAAACCGACACATCTCCCTCCGATCTTCGCGTCTCTCCACGAGATATATATACTCCCTGTAACCATCGACAATGGTATCCATCAGTTTGATTTGTCACAGTTTTGATAATTGTTTGGTAGAGGAGCAAGGTCCGACGTCAACAGAGAATGGCGCGCGTCTGCTTCCGCCTTCCGCCACGCGTACGGACCATGGACGGCATGGCATGGTTTCACGTCATCGTCCATCCGATCCGACACGACAATCATCATACATATTCGCCGTGACATAATTAATTTGTCGTCACGTCTTTTGGACGTATGGGTGGGATAGCGCCGCTCCACCAACCAAGCACCTGTGACGTGCAGATCATCGAGGGCCCTGATCATGATCCGAGACGACGGCTGGTTCCACAACAGAAAGCAACGGGCGCCACGGTGACGTGGACCCAAAAATGATAACGGCGCCGCGAACGCCGCGTCATCCTCCGTCTACAAATAACGGAGCGGAACGGAACGGGGAGGGGATAGCGcgctctccacctccacctccaccaacaACCACCACGCAAGCTCACTCCCCGCCCGCCGCGATGGTCGCGCCGGCCAAGATCCCGCAGCGGCAGCTCTTCATCGACGGCGAGTGGCGCGCGCCCGCGctcggccgccgcctccccgtcatCAACCCGACCACCGAGGTCTCCATCGGTCCGTACCCGACCCacccgtctctctctctctctgtctcttcgtCCGCTTTCCGTTCGATTTCGGGCGCTGGCTGACGGGCTAAGCCTGCGCAGGCGAGATCCCGGCGGGCACCTCGGAGGACGTGGACGCCGCGGTGGCGGCCGCGCGGGCCGCCCTCAAGAGGAACCGCGGCCGCGACTGGTCCCGCGCCCCCGGCGCCGTCCGGGCCAAGTACCTCCGCGCAATCGCCGCCAAGGTACCTCAATAGTCTctctgcgtgtgtgtgtgtgtgcattgaTGGTGCTAACTCAATCGGTCAATCAGTCAACTTCTCACTACTAGTACTATTTTACTTACTTCTTATGGGTGCCAGATGCACGCTAGATCCGTCAGCGGTCCTCCTCTGCAGCTTCCCTTCCCTTTCATGTGTGTTTTCTGATTACTACGTAGTACTGTGAGCGAACCACCAAGGCGCACATGAATGGTAGTACCAAGCTCAGTCTaatttcaaatactacaacaaattgGCAAAGTAGCAACATGAATGATAGTGCTGAATAGCAAAAACCGGATCTGTCTTCTCCATCAACAGCCGCTAGCTTTTGTTCAGGGCCTCTTCTTTTGGCACACGTGGCTGGCACTGTATCGGTTTATGAATCACAAAGTTACTGTTATGGTGTGCCGCACTAGTACACTCTGTGTATGTACCCCAGAAAGTGATTCAAAAAATAGCAATTAAGAACCGCATGGAGGAAATATGTGCCCTGTTTAGTCTTCTATAAGACCTGCTTTCTATATGGATGATAGCCTTTTTATACTTAGATGAGTAAACGTAATTAAATCTGCTTTTGATCTTAAATTTGTAAAACCTGGTATTTTTTCACATCATGTATTGTCAGTTTTTGATGCATCTGATTTCCTTCTCCTTCAGATGATTGAGAGGAAATCTGATCTGGCTAGGCTAGAGGCACTTGATTGCGGGAAGCCTCTTGATGAAGCGGCATGGGACATGGTATGCGATCCGCCTTTTGGATGTCTGCATGCACTGTATTTTTGTACACATGATGTACTGATGTGCACGATGTTTTTCTTATCAGGACGATGTTGCCGGCTGCTTTGAGTTCTTCGCAGGTCATGCTGAAGCCTTGGACAAAAGGCAAAATGCTGCAGTTGCTCTCCCGGAGAATTTTAAATGCCATCTTAAGAAGGAACCTATTGGTGTAGTTGCTCTAATCACACCATGGTATGTATTTCCCATACCCCTCCTGTCCTGCTTGTATCTCTATATATGGTTGAAGCATGCTACCGCAAATCCTTCATATAGTAAAGGAGCTTTAAATTGGCGTCGACGACTATTAGGCTTAGCCATCACAATGCAAGTAATTtgatactccctccgatccatactACTTGTTGCTGCTTTAGTACACTTTTTCTCTCTTTCCTTGTCCGCATATTGTGCTCATGTTCTCCGGATTTGTAAGTATTATTGAGTTTTCAAACTCACTCGGCTGTGACAATTCCATTTGTCTGTGTGTGTgcatgcggaagttttggctagtgtTACTAAACTTGTTATGGATCGATACAACCCTCAACCCTGTGTTTTCTCCTcatccaaatatttcttttccttACTGGCACTGGTAATCTGTTGTCAGCCCTGCTCACTTAATCTAATTACGTAGATCTCATTATTTAGAGTCTTACTGGCTTACTGCTGAATGAGAACAGTTGATCCAGTAATTGGTTATTGATTACATTCAACTTTGTGGTTTTAGCTGTATTTTCTTTTCTATATTGTTTTATGATATAAAATTAAATTATTTGGTCTTGACGTTCTTTGTTTGACACATTTTGCTACAGGAACTATCCTCTCCTGATGGCTGTATGGAAGGTAGCCCCTGCTCTGGCAGCTGGTTGTACAGCTGTACTGAAACCATCTGAATTAGCTTCCGTGTAAGTTTAACATTTGTCCACCTTTCCATTTTATAAGCAATGGGAATTGAAATATCTCTATGTTTTTTTAATTACCAGGACTTGCTTAGAGCTTGGTGATGTGTGTAAAGAGGTCGGTCTTCCATCAGGTGTCTTAAACATTGTGACTGGACTAGGTAATGAAGCTGGTGCTCCTTTGTCATCACACCCTGACGTCGACAAGGTACATATATTTgtcctctatcttcttgtgatccaTCAATGTCTATGGAGTATATTCCTCACAATATATGGCTTATTTGAACTTTTAGGTTGCATTTACCGGGAGCTATGCAACCGGTCAAAAGATTATGGTTGCTGCAGCTCCTACAGTCAAGGTTTGTTCCACATGTCTCTGTTTTTAAAAATCTTTGTATAGTAATTTATCACCAAGCATCTGTTGTTTTTCCTCCTTTAGATTTTTAGAATATTTACCAAGATACTTCGAGCGCCCTCCTGATAGCAGACCATTCTCACCTTTTGTGTTGCATCTTTTCTTGACAGCCTGTTACATTGGAGCTTGGTGGCAAAAGTCCTATTGTAGTATTTGATGATGTCGACATTGACAAAGGTACATGCTGCATGCTGAGACTTATCCAATTCGAAATGTCATGTGTGGAATCACTTAATAGAGCATGGTGTTACCCATCCCAAAGCCTTTATTTGGTGTCTGGGGCTTGTCATGATAAATGATTGTTAGAACTTAGGATTATTAACCTGTAAAACGATAATAATGATGTCTATATTTCACCAGACTTTCTGCTTGTTCAAACTGGCGTAATTTTTTATGGAGGGTACATGCAAGCTGAATAATGAAACGAAGGATACATTTAGTTCTTAGCTAAGCTGGGCTATAGCCCAAGTAACTTATCCCGGCTTTGTTGTGCTAGCCTTGGCTAGCTATTTGGTTTAATCTGACTAATCCTAGCTTTTGGAGGATAGTTATGTTTTGTGGGGAAGCCCCCTCAGAGATCCATATGAGTTACCAAAGAGCTGTTCTTGTGTGCGATTCTTGCCCAAAAGTGCAAGCGGATTTGGATCACACAGCTACTTTTGAAACTTTCCTAGGCTACATTGCCGCCACCCTCAGAGATCCATACGAATTACCAAAGAGCTGTTCTTGCGTGCGATTCTTGCCCAAAAGTGCAAGCGGATTTGGCTCACACAGCTACTTTTGAAACTTTCCTAGGCTACATTGCCGCCAAAGAGTAATTATGGTTGTTCCTAAACGCCCAACCTTGCTGGGCTGGTCTAGGGGTTTTCTTGCTTGACGCCCAAACATACCGGAAATTATTTCATCACTAATTTTTGGTGACAAGCAAGGCACTTATTTTGAACTGATTATAAAAACATGAGTAGTGTGCTTTAGCGCTGGAAACCTTTACGATCTAAATGTTTCTAGACAGTGATTCACTCAAGTTAGTTGAAGCATACATTTTGAGTGAATAATATGATTCTgttaagtactccctctgtcccgaaATTATTGTCTTGGATTTGTctatatatgaatgtatctagtcacgttttagtatttagatacatgcaTATCTAGaaaaatttaagacaagaattttgggacggagggggtACCTTTTGCGACCTTTAGTTAGATTCGATTGTTGATCCTTCTATTTAAACAGCTGTTGAGTGGACTCTATTTGGGTGCTTTTGGACCAATGGTCAGATTTGCAGTGCGACATCTCGTCTTCTTATCCATGTAAGTATTGAATGCTGCAACTTTAACTATTATGTTAATGAAGTACTCTACATGTTTGATGGGATTCAGAGATAGCTCAGATCGGTCATCAACTTCTCATTTATGATTATTGTATGATACACCACTGTCAGTTCACATGACATATGTAATTGCATTGTGTACAGTATGCTTTTCTTAGCAATATGTTAACTACCCGTTGTTTAAAGTACATGTTTTAGCTCATTTTTCTGGATCGCTGTACTGTATGGCTGGCAATTGGGAGCAATTTTCAAAATGTTCCTCTGGAAGCTATATACCTTATTTATTAATTTATTGTTCTTA
This genomic stretch from Hordeum vulgare subsp. vulgare chromosome 6H, MorexV3_pseudomolecules_assembly, whole genome shotgun sequence harbors:
- the LOC123401076 gene encoding betaine aldehyde dehydrogenase 2, translating into MVAPAKIPQRQLFIDGEWRAPALGRRLPVINPTTEVSIGEIPAGTSEDVDAAVAAARAALKRNRGRDWSRAPGAVRAKYLRAIAAKMIERKSDLARLEALDCGKPLDEAAWDMDDVAGCFEFFAGHAEALDKRQNAAVALPENFKCHLKKEPIGVVALITPWNYPLLMAVWKVAPALAAGCTAVLKPSELASVTCLELGDVCKEVGLPSGVLNIVTGLGNEAGAPLSSHPDVDKVAFTGSYATGQKIMVAAAPTVKPVTLELGGKSPIVVFDDVDIDKAVEWTLFGCFWTNGQICSATSRLLIHKNIAKEFVDRMVAWSKNIKVSDPLEEGCRLGPVVSEGQYEKIKKFVANAKTEGATILTGGVRPKHLEKGFFIEPTIITDINTSMEIWREEVFGPVLCVKEFSTEEEAIELANDTHYGLAGAVISGDRERCQRLAEEIEAGCIWVNCSQPCFCQAPWGGNKRSGFGRELGEGGIDNYLSIKQVTEYTSDAPWGWYKAPAN